CTCCTTTCTGCAAGCCAAAGGGAGGTCCCGACCTACCTCCTCCCTTACTCCCCGCAGGGAGGGGGTAATGCCGAGAGGCGCCTGGAGAATCTTCTTGAAGATCACTCCGTTGAATGGCTGGTATTGGCCGGTTTCATGAGGATTCTTTCACCGCGGTTCGTCGCCCCCAGAAAGGGGAGGATCGTCAACATCCACCCTTCGCTTCTGCCGTCCTTCCCCGGCAGAGACTCCATAAGGGCAGCTTGCGAATTGGGAGTGAAAGTGACGGGGGTGACGGTCCATCTCGTAGACGAGGAAGTGGATCATGGTGAAATCCTAGCCCAGGAGCCCGTGAGAATCCTTCCCGGTGATACACTTGAAACGCTGGAGGAGCGAATCCACCAGACGGAGCATGTCCTCTACACCAGGACCCTGATCGACCTGCTGGACCGACGGGGTTGAAAGGAGAGCTTGTTATGGGCCAGAAGCGTGCGCTGATCTCGGTCTTCGACAAGAAGAACGTGGACGGGCTGGCGAAGGACCTGGCGGACCTTGGATGGGAGATCGTCTCCAGCTCCGGAAC
This portion of the Thermovirga sp. genome encodes:
- the purN gene encoding phosphoribosylglycinamide formyltransferase; the protein is MKPRLAILISGRGSNMAAIVDNCSAGLLCAEIAFVASDNPEAGGLLSASQREVPTYLLPYSPQGGGNAERRLENLLEDHSVEWLVLAGFMRILSPRFVAPRKGRIVNIHPSLLPSFPGRDSIRAACELGVKVTGVTVHLVDEEVDHGEILAQEPVRILPGDTLETLEERIHQTEHVLYTRTLIDLLDRRG